The DNA window CGTTGCCATAGAATCCCCTTTGCATGCACGCGCTCGACTTGCGAAGTCAGGAACGCGGTAATTACAAATCCGTCGCGTGGAGTTGTCTCGCGGTAGACGACCACCATGTCTTTCTCAGTGATCGGTGTTTTGGCATAGTGTCGCGTGGCAATCAATTCTCCCGCATTGCCAGAGACGATTACCTCAGGATTGGAAACGGTTTCCAAGACCCACTCGTGCAATCCACTCATATAATCGTGCGATTCTGTGATGTGTCCCCATCGTTCAAACGTCAAACGCGTCCATACCTGATCATGCGACTGAGCAAACCCAAGTGCGCTGGGATCCTGGGTATGAATGTAACCAACCTCTTCGAGTTTCGCCATTACCTTCGCCGCACTTTGCGCCGGCGTTTCCTTGTCGCTTTCAAAAACGACTTCGGGATTGTCCGGCGCTTCGTATGGATCATCCACGCCGGTGAAATTTTTGATTTCGCCGCGCATCGCTTTTTTGTACAGCCCTTTCACATCGCGTTCCGCCAAAACTTCGAGCGGACACTTGGCGTACACTTCGACGAAGCGTCCACCGACGCGCGCGCGGTTCTCATCGCGGATTGCGCGGTACGGCGAAATCGCCGCGGCTATCGCGACGACATCGTTGCGTGTGAGCAGTTCGCACACGAACCCGATGCGCCGAATGTTCGTATCGCGATCCTCTTTGCTAAAGCCCAGCCCTTTCGACAAATTCTCGCGCACCACGTCGCCGTCGAGAATCTCGACCTTGTAACCGCGTGCGCGCAATTCTTGTTCGACCAAGCGCGAGACGGTCGTCTTGCCCGCGCCCGAAAGTCCAGTAAACCAAATTGTGAAGCCAGTTGTCAATGGAGTCTCCGTTTCGAAGGAAATCAGGGAACTGAGGGAAATAAGGGAAACACCGATTCCCTGAGTTCCTTCATTTCCCTCAGTTCCTTTATTTCCCTTCTTTGCATTCTTACACTCGAATCACTTTTCCAATCATATCACCCGGCACGTCCATCCCAAACTCGTTCAACACGGTCGGCGCGATGTCGTACAATTGCACGCCCTTCAACTCGCGCCCACCCAGGTTCCGATTCGGATCGTGATAGATGAACATGCCCATCTGCGCGTGATTCGCGTCGTCGGGTCCCGTGTCGTTCTCGAACGTGTGCAGCGCGTTCAAACCCAACGAGCCGACCGCGCGCCAGTACAGATCGCCAAACACGACGATG is part of the Chloroflexota bacterium genome and encodes:
- the cysC gene encoding adenylyl-sulfate kinase is translated as MTTGFTIWFTGLSGAGKTTVSRLVEQELRARGYKVEILDGDVVRENLSKGLGFSKEDRDTNIRRIGFVCELLTRNDVVAIAAAISPYRAIRDENRARVGGRFVEVYAKCPLEVLAERDVKGLYKKAMRGEIKNFTGVDDPYEAPDNPEVVFESDKETPAQSAAKVMAKLEEVGYIHTQDPSALGFAQSHDQVWTRLTFERWGHITESHDYMSGLHEWVLETVSNPEVIVSGNAGELIATRHYAKTPITEKDMVVVYRETTPRDGFVITAFLTSQVERVHAKGILWQRQSK